A window of Macrotis lagotis isolate mMagLag1 chromosome X, bilby.v1.9.chrom.fasta, whole genome shotgun sequence contains these coding sequences:
- the LOC141498383 gene encoding ATP-sensitive inward rectifier potassium channel 12 isoform X2, producing the protein MTKWTSFRASESSKSATQWCSFRQRRRLTLPVSGSLGGASDRGTGAASSLPVRKRNWRLSTSWPRAIRPPALSDHACVSGHNGTLSNSLDLSPGHICKTLDFSQREAEPSGSSGAGDSSKIQETSLAHNTSSSGMTAGRVNPYSIVSSEEDGLHLATMPGANGFGNGKIHTRRKCRNRFVKKNGQCNIEFANMDDKSQRYLADMFTTCVDIRWRYMLLIFSLAFLVSWLLFGVIFWVIAIVHGDLERSPDERNYKPCILQVHGFMAAFLFSIETQTTIGYGLRCVTEECPIAVFMVVVQSIVGCIIDSFMIGAIMAKMARPKKRAQTLLFSHNAVVAMRDGKLCLMWRVGNLRKSHIVEAHVRAQLIKPRVTEEGEYIPLDQIDIDVGFDKGLDRIFLVSPITILHEIDEESPLFGISRQDLETDDFEIVVILEGMVEATAMTTQARSSYLANEILWGHRFEPVLFEEKNQYKIDYSHFHKTYEVPSTPRCSAKDLVENKFLLPSTNSFCYENELAFMSRDEDDEEEDDSRGLDDLSPENRHEFDRLQATIALDQRSYRRESEI; encoded by the exons ATGACGAAGTGGACTTCCTTCAGGGCCTCCGAGTCCTCCAAATCTGCAACCCAGTGGTGTTCCTTTAGGCAGAGGCGGCGCCTAACACTCCCAGTCAGTGGCTCTCTTGGTGGGGCCTCAGACAGAGGTACAGGGGCTGCCTCCAGCCTACCTGTCAGGAAAAGAAACTGGAGATTGTCAACTTCCTGGCCCAGGGCCATACGCCCTCCAGCTTTAAGTGACCATGCCTGTGTATCTGGCCACAATG GCACTCTCTCCAACTCACTGGACCTGAGCCCTGGCCACATCTGTAAAACTTTGGACTTCTCCCAGAGAGAAGCAGAACCTAGTGGGTCATCAGGGGCAGGGGATAGTTCAAAGATCCAAGAGACCTCCCTGGCCCACAACACCAGTTCCTCAGGGATGACCGCAGGGAGGGTCAACCCTTATAGTATAGTGTCCTCAGAAGAAGACGGATTGCATCTAGCCACAATGCCAGGAGCCAATGGCTTTGGCAATGGCAAAATCCACACACGCAGGAAGTGTCGCAACCGCTTTGTCAAAAAGAATGGTCAGTGCAACATTGAATTTGCCAACATGGATGACAAGTCTCAAAGGTACCTGGCTGACATGTTCACAACCTGTGTGGATATCCGGTGGAGATACATGCTGTTGATTTTCTCTCTTGCCTTCCTGGTTTCCTGGTTGCTCTTTGGGGTGATTTTTTGGGTCATTGCTATTGTGCATGGGGACCTGGAGAGATCTCCAGATGAGAGGAACTACAAGCCATGCATTCTCCAGGTACATGGCTTCATGGCCGCATTCTTGTTCTCCATTGAGACGCAGACAACCATCGGCTATGGCCTCCGTTGTGTGACAGAGGAGTGCCCCATTGCTGTGTTCATGGTAGTTGTACAGTCCATCGTTGGCTGTATCATAGACTCCTTCATGATTGGGGCCATCATGGCCAAGATGGCCAGACCCAAGAAGCGGGCCCAGACCTTGCTCTTCAGTCATAATGCAGTGGTAGCTATGAGAGATGGAAAGCTTTGCCTTATGTGGCGGGTGGGGAACTTGAGGAAGAGTCACATTGTAGAGGCTCATGTCAGGGCTCAGCTGATCAAGCCAAGGGTCACAGAGGAAGGGGAGTATATCCCCCTTGACCAGATTGACATTGATGTAGGTTTTGACAAAGGCTTAGATCGCATCTTTTTGGTGTCCCCTATTACCATCCTCCATGAGATCGATGAGGAGAGCCCACTGTTTGGCATCAGCCGACAGGActtggaaactgatgactttgagatTGTGGTGATCTTGGAAGGGATGGTGGAGGCCACAGCAATGACCACGCAAGCCAGGAGTTCCTACCTGGCTAATGAGATCCTCTGGGGTCACCGATTCGAGCCCGTCCTGTTTGAGGAGAAAAACCAATACAAGATCGACTATTCTCATTTTCACAAAACCTATGAAGTCCCATCTACCCCCCGTTGCAGTGCCAAGGACTtggtagaaaataaatttttgctcCCAAGCACCAACTCCTTTTGCTATGAGAACGAACTGGCTTTCATGAGTCGGGATGAGGACGATGAAGAAGAGGATGATAGTCGAGGTCTGGATGACCTGAGCCCTGAAAACAGACATGAGTTTGATAGACTTCAGGCCACAATAGCTCTTGATCAGAGATCTTACAGAAGGGAGTCAGAAATCTGA
- the LOC141498383 gene encoding ATP-sensitive inward rectifier potassium channel 12 isoform X1 — translation MTAGRVNPYSIVSSEEDGLHLATMPGANGFGNGKIHTRRKCRNRFVKKNGQCNIEFANMDDKSQRYLADMFTTCVDIRWRYMLLIFSLAFLVSWLLFGVIFWVIAIVHGDLERSPDERNYKPCILQVHGFMAAFLFSIETQTTIGYGLRCVTEECPIAVFMVVVQSIVGCIIDSFMIGAIMAKMARPKKRAQTLLFSHNAVVAMRDGKLCLMWRVGNLRKSHIVEAHVRAQLIKPRVTEEGEYIPLDQIDIDVGFDKGLDRIFLVSPITILHEIDEESPLFGISRQDLETDDFEIVVILEGMVEATAMTTQARSSYLANEILWGHRFEPVLFEEKNQYKIDYSHFHKTYEVPSTPRCSAKDLVENKFLLPSTNSFCYENELAFMSRDEDDEEEDDSRGLDDLSPENRHEFDRLQATIALDQRSYRRESEI, via the coding sequence ATGACCGCAGGGAGGGTCAACCCTTATAGTATAGTGTCCTCAGAAGAAGACGGATTGCATCTAGCCACAATGCCAGGAGCCAATGGCTTTGGCAATGGCAAAATCCACACACGCAGGAAGTGTCGCAACCGCTTTGTCAAAAAGAATGGTCAGTGCAACATTGAATTTGCCAACATGGATGACAAGTCTCAAAGGTACCTGGCTGACATGTTCACAACCTGTGTGGATATCCGGTGGAGATACATGCTGTTGATTTTCTCTCTTGCCTTCCTGGTTTCCTGGTTGCTCTTTGGGGTGATTTTTTGGGTCATTGCTATTGTGCATGGGGACCTGGAGAGATCTCCAGATGAGAGGAACTACAAGCCATGCATTCTCCAGGTACATGGCTTCATGGCCGCATTCTTGTTCTCCATTGAGACGCAGACAACCATCGGCTATGGCCTCCGTTGTGTGACAGAGGAGTGCCCCATTGCTGTGTTCATGGTAGTTGTACAGTCCATCGTTGGCTGTATCATAGACTCCTTCATGATTGGGGCCATCATGGCCAAGATGGCCAGACCCAAGAAGCGGGCCCAGACCTTGCTCTTCAGTCATAATGCAGTGGTAGCTATGAGAGATGGAAAGCTTTGCCTTATGTGGCGGGTGGGGAACTTGAGGAAGAGTCACATTGTAGAGGCTCATGTCAGGGCTCAGCTGATCAAGCCAAGGGTCACAGAGGAAGGGGAGTATATCCCCCTTGACCAGATTGACATTGATGTAGGTTTTGACAAAGGCTTAGATCGCATCTTTTTGGTGTCCCCTATTACCATCCTCCATGAGATCGATGAGGAGAGCCCACTGTTTGGCATCAGCCGACAGGActtggaaactgatgactttgagatTGTGGTGATCTTGGAAGGGATGGTGGAGGCCACAGCAATGACCACGCAAGCCAGGAGTTCCTACCTGGCTAATGAGATCCTCTGGGGTCACCGATTCGAGCCCGTCCTGTTTGAGGAGAAAAACCAATACAAGATCGACTATTCTCATTTTCACAAAACCTATGAAGTCCCATCTACCCCCCGTTGCAGTGCCAAGGACTtggtagaaaataaatttttgctcCCAAGCACCAACTCCTTTTGCTATGAGAACGAACTGGCTTTCATGAGTCGGGATGAGGACGATGAAGAAGAGGATGATAGTCGAGGTCTGGATGACCTGAGCCCTGAAAACAGACATGAGTTTGATAGACTTCAGGCCACAATAGCTCTTGATCAGAGATCTTACAGAAGGGAGTCAGAAATCTGA